One Candidatus Paceibacterota bacterium genomic region harbors:
- the pilM gene encoding type IV pilus assembly protein PilM, producing the protein MANFFSDLFKNISGGNKIALFKQENSSVVGIDIGGSSIKAVQLRKEHGKALLETYGEIALGPYAGLEIGQATNLPTSKIIEALKDLFREANITTNRAAFAIPLKSSMITLIEIPVQSEGILDQVVPIEARKYIPVPISEVALDWWAIPPREIDEPGVLSEKPKEAKSVEVLLAAIHNTTISQYQEIMKGASLESKIFEVETFSAVRSAFVQSPAPQVILDFGAGSTKVYIIDMGIVRVSQLINKGSQDITLAISKSLNLSFVKAEELKRKVGILGRDTENISPVVNPILEYIFYEVNRIISGFHKKYGRVVSNMFLIGNGASLKGLVELAASQFDNSLVPANPFAKVQAPAFLDPMLAAAGPSFAVAVGVALKELQ; encoded by the coding sequence ATGGCGAATTTCTTCAGCGATCTCTTTAAGAATATCTCCGGCGGCAACAAGATAGCTCTTTTCAAACAAGAGAATTCAAGTGTTGTCGGTATCGATATCGGCGGCTCCAGTATCAAGGCTGTCCAGCTCCGCAAAGAGCATGGCAAAGCATTGCTTGAGACATACGGTGAGATTGCCCTCGGCCCTTACGCCGGGCTCGAGATTGGTCAAGCGACCAATCTCCCGACGAGCAAAATTATCGAAGCGCTCAAAGATCTTTTTCGCGAGGCGAATATCACGACGAATCGCGCCGCGTTCGCCATCCCGCTCAAGTCGAGCATGATTACCTTGATCGAGATACCCGTCCAGAGCGAAGGTATTCTTGACCAGGTGGTGCCTATCGAAGCGCGCAAATATATTCCCGTACCAATATCGGAAGTTGCGCTCGATTGGTGGGCAATCCCCCCGCGAGAAATTGATGAGCCGGGCGTATTATCGGAGAAGCCGAAGGAGGCAAAGAGCGTAGAGGTCTTGCTCGCAGCGATTCATAATACGACGATCTCGCAGTATCAAGAGATTATGAAGGGAGCAAGTCTGGAGTCGAAGATCTTCGAAGTCGAGACCTTCAGCGCTGTGCGGTCGGCATTCGTGCAGAGCCCTGCTCCGCAAGTAATCCTTGACTTCGGTGCCGGATCAACCAAGGTCTACATCATCGACATGGGTATTGTGCGAGTGTCACAGCTTATCAACAAAGGCTCGCAAGATATCACCCTCGCCATCTCCAAGTCGCTCAATCTCTCTTTCGTAAAAGCCGAGGAGCTTAAGCGCAAGGTAGGCATATTGGGGAGAGATACAGAGAACATCAGCCCGGTGGTTAATCCGATACTTGAATATATATTTTATGAAGTCAATCGGATTATTTCCGGATTTCATAAAAAGTATGGCCGAGTCGTATCCAATATGTTTCTGATTGGCAACGGAGCTTCGCTTAAAGGCCTTGTCGAGCTTGCCGCCAGCCAATTCGACAACAGTCTTGTTCCGGCCAATCCCTTCGCCAAGGTCCAAGCGCCGGCCTTCCTTGATCCGATGCTGGCTGCAGCAGGACCATCATTCGCAGTCGCTGTCGGAGTCGCTTTAAAAGAATTGCAGTAA
- the pilO gene encoding type 4a pilus biogenesis protein PilO, producing the protein MITRLVIPIALVIAAIALFFALTQPAMGVLQTKQEEKKTIDDALDNAKKIKKIQDNLLAAKQAIPSDKIDNLNKLLPDTIDNVQLIIDVNNIALKYGSNMALRNIKVRTDDGMTGGKIGPNTKKYGTVFLNFTVTGPYSALKQFLNDLEVSLRLIDITGLTFTAGEKESYEYNFEIKTYWLK; encoded by the coding sequence ATGATAACCAGACTTGTAATACCAATAGCCCTAGTCATTGCCGCGATAGCGCTTTTCTTCGCGTTGACACAGCCCGCAATGGGTGTGCTTCAGACGAAGCAGGAAGAAAAGAAAACCATTGACGATGCCCTCGATAACGCAAAAAAAATTAAAAAGATCCAGGACAATCTCCTTGCGGCCAAGCAAGCCATTCCGAGTGACAAGATAGACAATCTGAATAAGCTTCTCCCCGACACTATCGACAACGTCCAGCTTATTATCGACGTGAACAATATCGCGCTTAAGTACGGTTCGAACATGGCATTGCGCAATATCAAAGTGCGCACCGACGACGGAATGACCGGCGGCAAGATAGGCCCGAACACCAAGAAGTATGGCACAGTCTTTCTCAACTTCACCGTCACTGGCCCATATTCCGCGCTCAAGCAGTTCTTGAATGATTTGGAGGTCAGCCTCCGCCTCATCGATATTACCGGTCTTACCTTCACTGCCGGAGAAAAGGAGTCGTACGAGTATAATTTCGAGATTAAAACCTACTGGCTAAAATAA
- a CDS encoding GspE/PulE family protein, translated as MNSDVPTISLKGVKVSFDVLKYIPEESAAFYAFVPIGLKDNVLEIGMVDPENLEARNAIVFIASKIGLPYKLYRINKEDYESVLKNYKGISGEIDKALGELGSEFGDREKLSHELDQSMSDKVTVDIIEDAPVTKIVASIIQHATDGNASDVHIEPLGEKVRVRFRVDGVMYTSLFLPKVVHEAVIARIKILSNIKLDEKRKPQDGRFSAKIEGRKVDFRVSTLPTFFGEKVVLRILDTDKGVRTLDQIALRPNDLKKVQSALERPYGMILITGPTGSGKSTTLYAMLNSLDKEGSNIVSLEDPIEYNVAGINQSQVFPEIEYTFASGLRSILRQDPDVIMVGEIRDKETAELAVQAALTGHLVLSTLHTNTSVGAISRLMDMGVDPYLIAPTLILVMGQRLVRTLCEEKDKRVIDEASRMIIDKQLSDLPAEYRAEFMKYDSIYKAKPSNTCANGTKGRLAAFEVLEIDQDIQTSILKNSGEEIIYKSARAKGYTTMREDALLKMLQGIVPFEEAMRL; from the coding sequence ATGAACAGCGATGTACCTACAATCAGTCTGAAGGGCGTTAAGGTGTCTTTCGATGTTCTTAAATACATCCCTGAAGAATCGGCGGCTTTTTACGCATTTGTGCCGATAGGGCTTAAGGACAATGTTTTGGAGATTGGTATGGTGGATCCGGAGAATCTAGAGGCAAGGAACGCCATTGTTTTCATCGCCTCAAAAATAGGTTTGCCGTATAAATTATATCGCATCAATAAAGAGGATTATGAATCGGTACTCAAGAATTACAAAGGCATCTCCGGCGAAATAGACAAGGCGCTTGGCGAGCTTGGTTCCGAGTTCGGGGACAGAGAGAAGCTCTCGCATGAGCTTGACCAGAGCATGTCGGATAAGGTTACCGTAGACATTATCGAAGACGCCCCGGTAACGAAAATTGTCGCTTCCATAATCCAACATGCCACCGACGGCAACGCTTCCGACGTGCATATAGAGCCATTGGGTGAGAAGGTGCGCGTTCGCTTCCGTGTTGATGGTGTGATGTATACCAGTCTTTTCTTGCCAAAGGTGGTGCACGAAGCAGTCATCGCTCGTATAAAAATACTTTCGAACATCAAACTTGACGAAAAGCGCAAACCGCAAGACGGCCGTTTCTCCGCAAAGATTGAGGGGCGCAAAGTGGACTTCCGCGTCTCGACCCTCCCCACGTTCTTCGGCGAGAAGGTGGTGTTGCGTATTCTGGACACGGATAAGGGAGTGCGCACATTGGACCAGATAGCGTTGCGCCCGAACGACCTCAAGAAAGTTCAAAGCGCCCTCGAGCGGCCATACGGCATGATACTTATTACCGGTCCGACGGGCTCCGGTAAATCGACGACTCTCTACGCGATGCTTAACTCGCTCGATAAAGAGGGGAGTAATATCGTTAGTCTCGAAGATCCTATCGAGTACAACGTGGCGGGGATTAACCAATCGCAAGTCTTCCCCGAGATTGAATACACTTTCGCCTCCGGCCTCCGCTCTATTTTGCGCCAAGACCCGGACGTTATCATGGTGGGTGAAATCCGCGATAAAGAGACGGCCGAGCTCGCCGTGCAGGCGGCCTTGACCGGCCACCTTGTGCTCTCTACGTTGCACACCAACACTTCTGTCGGCGCTATCTCGCGCCTTATGGATATGGGCGTAGACCCCTACCTTATTGCGCCGACTCTTATTCTCGTGATGGGTCAGCGTCTCGTCCGTACATTGTGTGAAGAAAAGGATAAGCGTGTGATAGACGAAGCATCGCGAATGATAATAGACAAACAGCTATCCGACCTGCCGGCCGAATATCGCGCCGAATTTATGAAATACGACTCTATATATAAGGCGAAGCCGTCCAATACCTGTGCAAACGGTACCAAAGGCCGTTTGGCGGCTTTTGAAGTGCTCGAAATTGATCAGGATATTCAAACTTCAATACTCAAGAACAGCGGTGAGGAGATTATTTATAAATCGGCAAGAGCGAAGGGCTACACTACCATGCGCGAGGACGCCTTGCTTAAAATGCTTCAGGGGATTGTCCCCTTTGAGGAAGCAATGAGACTGTAG
- a CDS encoding response regulator → MPNKKILIIDDDKFLLDMYAMKFSGKDFDIETSQNASDSLSNIVGGYHPDVILLDLVMPGMDGFGFLEEMKKKNLANGTKIIVFSNLGQKDDIEKGMALGAAGYIIKASSTPSEVVQKVNQILGK, encoded by the coding sequence ATGCCTAATAAAAAAATTCTGATCATCGACGACGACAAGTTCCTTTTGGATATGTACGCGATGAAGTTCTCCGGCAAAGACTTCGACATCGAGACAAGTCAGAACGCCTCTGACTCTCTTTCTAATATTGTCGGTGGCTATCATCCGGATGTGATCTTGCTCGACCTCGTCATGCCGGGCATGGACGGCTTCGGCTTTCTCGAAGAGATGAAAAAGAAGAATCTGGCAAACGGCACCAAAATAATAGTCTTCTCCAATCTCGGCCAGAAAGATGATATAGAGAAGGGGATGGCGCTCGGCGCCGCCGGATACATTATTAAAGCAAGCTCAACACCGTCAGAAGTGGTGCAGAAGGTTAACCAGATTCTGGGCAAATAG
- a CDS encoding PilT/PilU family type 4a pilus ATPase has protein sequence MDYKKELLDLIQIVITQGASDLHISALRHPTIRVSGELVPLVQKPELTAQDSAGLVMELIPTDDKEHFLKDKDIDFSYSTASGERFRCNAFFQKGMIGAALRLIPSKIKTMDELFLPQSLKDFAFKEQGFFLVVGSVGQGKSTTLASMVQIINTERAEHIITIEDPIEYVFTEDKSIIDQREIRFDTKDFKTGLRSMFREDVNVAMIAEMRDAETIATAVTAAETGHLVLSTLHTNSAAQTIDRIIDSFPGDQQAQIRMQLSSSLIAIFSQRLIPRVSGGLVPAYELMINNSATSNLIREARTNEVNLVIETSAEQGMVSMNQSLAELVRRGEITIENAYKHSLNTQGLQQRLG, from the coding sequence GTGGACTATAAAAAAGAACTCCTAGATCTCATCCAGATAGTGATAACCCAAGGCGCTTCCGATTTGCACATTTCGGCACTCCGCCATCCGACCATCCGTGTCTCGGGCGAACTGGTGCCATTGGTCCAGAAGCCGGAATTGACGGCGCAGGACTCTGCCGGGCTCGTCATGGAGCTTATCCCCACGGACGACAAAGAGCATTTCTTGAAAGATAAAGACATCGACTTCTCCTACAGCACCGCGAGTGGTGAACGCTTCCGCTGTAACGCATTTTTCCAAAAAGGAATGATCGGCGCGGCTCTACGCCTCATCCCGTCCAAGATTAAGACAATGGACGAGCTATTTTTACCTCAATCGCTTAAAGATTTCGCGTTCAAAGAGCAAGGATTCTTTTTGGTTGTGGGCTCTGTCGGGCAAGGCAAGTCTACGACTCTCGCCTCGATGGTGCAGATAATCAACACCGAGCGCGCCGAGCATATTATCACCATCGAAGACCCTATCGAGTACGTCTTCACTGAAGACAAGTCCATAATAGACCAGCGCGAAATCAGATTCGACACCAAGGATTTCAAAACGGGCTTGCGCTCCATGTTCCGCGAGGATGTGAACGTGGCGATGATCGCCGAGATGCGTGATGCCGAGACGATTGCCACGGCCGTGACGGCCGCCGAGACCGGCCACCTTGTGCTCTCTACGTTGCACACCAACAGTGCCGCCCAGACCATCGACCGTATCATAGACTCCTTCCCCGGCGACCAGCAGGCGCAGATTCGCATGCAACTTTCGAGCTCGCTCATCGCTATCTTTTCTCAGCGCTTAATCCCGCGCGTATCAGGCGGGCTTGTACCGGCTTATGAGCTTATGATCAACAACAGCGCCACCTCCAATCTTATCCGCGAGGCGCGCACGAATGAAGTGAATCTCGTCATCGAGACCAGTGCCGAGCAAGGCATGGTATCAATGAACCAATCCTTGGCCGAGCTTGTCCGCCGAGGGGAGATAACTATCGAGAACGCGTATAAACATTCACTTAACACGCAAGGATTACAGCAAAGATTAGGTTGA
- a CDS encoding type II secretion system F family protein, whose amino-acid sequence MLFTYKASDQQGSEQTGNIEAGSMDSAIATLQQRNLLVIDIKPANQAGFLAKLIPSFDRVALKDIVILSRQLSTLFEAKVPVGNIFKLLAAESESRPLRAKLSEMTDDIQGGMSISAAMSRHPDVFTAFYVSMIRAGEESGKLSETFEYLADYLERNYAIVSKTRNALLYPAFVILSFIIVMLLMFIVVVPQLASILKDSGQELPFYTQMVIWMSDLLVNDGLILLVIVIISGLGLWYYTRSPAGKTAYGYFKMNIPYLGDLYRKLYVSRIADNMDTMLSSGISMVRAMEITADVVGDDVYKKVLLDTMEDVKGGSPLSEAFSRHPEIPSIIIQMSRIGEETGKLGFVLKTMARFYKREVDTAIDTLVGLIEPIMIIALGLGVGFLLISVLGPIYNITSSIS is encoded by the coding sequence ATGTTATTCACCTACAAAGCATCTGATCAACAAGGCAGTGAGCAGACCGGCAACATCGAGGCGGGGAGTATGGATAGCGCCATCGCCACACTACAACAGCGCAATCTGCTGGTTATAGATATCAAGCCAGCCAATCAGGCCGGCTTCTTGGCGAAGTTGATCCCATCCTTCGATCGCGTGGCACTCAAGGATATCGTCATTCTCTCCCGCCAGCTCTCCACGCTATTCGAGGCCAAGGTCCCCGTCGGCAATATCTTCAAGCTCCTCGCCGCCGAATCCGAGAGCCGCCCTTTGCGTGCCAAGCTTTCCGAGATGACAGACGACATCCAGGGCGGTATGTCAATATCCGCCGCGATGAGTCGCCACCCCGATGTCTTCACCGCCTTTTACGTCAGCATGATCCGTGCCGGCGAGGAGTCGGGCAAGCTTTCAGAGACCTTCGAATATCTCGCAGACTATCTCGAGCGCAACTATGCCATAGTGTCCAAGACGCGTAATGCTCTTTTATATCCCGCGTTCGTTATCCTCTCTTTTATTATAGTGATGCTCCTCATGTTTATTGTGGTCGTCCCGCAACTCGCATCTATATTGAAGGACTCCGGCCAAGAGTTGCCGTTCTACACCCAAATGGTCATCTGGATGAGCGATCTACTCGTTAACGACGGGTTAATCCTGCTAGTCATAGTCATTATCTCCGGCCTTGGCCTCTGGTACTATACTCGCTCGCCGGCTGGCAAAACGGCTTATGGATACTTCAAGATGAACATCCCGTACTTGGGCGATTTGTACCGCAAGCTCTACGTCTCACGCATTGCCGACAACATGGACACAATGCTATCTTCCGGCATTTCTATGGTGCGCGCGATGGAGATTACGGCGGACGTGGTGGGGGATGATGTGTATAAAAAAGTTTTGCTCGACACGATGGAGGATGTTAAGGGCGGTAGCCCGCTCTCGGAAGCCTTCTCGCGCCATCCGGAGATACCGTCTATCATCATCCAGATGTCGCGCATCGGTGAAGAGACCGGCAAGCTCGGCTTCGTTCTTAAGACGATGGCGCGCTTTTATAAGCGCGAGGTAGATACCGCCATAGACACGCTCGTCGGCCTTATCGAGCCGATTATGATTATAGCGCTCGGCCTTGGCGTCGGCTTCCTCCTTATCTCCGTATTGGGTCCGATTTATAACATTACGTCTAGTATCAGTTAA